A window of Pseudoalteromonas sp. MEBiC 03607 genomic DNA:
GCTCAAGCATATAGCGCCGGCTTAATTCAAGTACCGCTTGCAACTGAACATACTTAGCCGCCCCTAAGCCCTTTTGTGCGCAGAATTCTTGTTCGCTCGCGTTAAACAAGTTTTGCAATGTACTATTTATACTGAGTAAATGCTCTGCAAGCTCAATAGCATTCATGCCCGGCACGCCTGTGCGTAAAAATATTGCTAATAGCTCTGCATCTGAAAGTGCTTTAGCACCTTTAGCAAGTAGCTTCTCGCGAGGCCTTGCTGAAAGAGGTAAATCGGTTAATGGCATTGCTTCATCCTTAAAACAACTATATCAATGACTAAACTGTACTATAAAACCTAGAAAATCCAGTTTTTTCCTGCCATGAAAAAGAAAACTTCATGCTATCGGTAAAGATTTGCTATCGTTAGCCCATATCGACAAAAGTTAAATTTCACGTAATGACTAAATCAGTAAATAAAAAAATCCTGCTAGGTATGAGTGGTGGTATTGCAGCCTATAAATGTGCAGAGCTTGTCCGCCGTTTAAAAGATCAAGGCTGTGAAGTTAAAGTCGTCATGACCGACTCAGCAAAACACTTTATTACTCCTTTAACAATGCAAGCGGTAAGCGGTGAAATTGTTTCTGATTCATTACTCGACCCAGCAGCAGAAGCAGCAATGGGCCATATTGAGTTTGCTAAATGGGCCGACCTTATTTTAGTTGCCCCTGCTACCAGTAATATTTTAGCGAAAATGGCAATGGGTATTGCCGATGATTTACTAACAACACTTCTATTAGCCACCCCTGCAAAAGTGGCTGTAGCACCTGCCATGAACCAGCAAATGTATGCCCATCCTGCTACACAAGCAAATATTGCCACACTTCGCGAACGCGGCGTGGCTATTTGGGGCCCTGGTAAAGGCGAGCAGGCTTGTGGTGATGTAGGCGCAGGCCGTATGTTAGAGCCTCATGAGTTAGTCGCGCTTTGTACACAACCTGAAGTTGAGCCATTACTTGCCGGCAAAACCATTACTATTACAGCAGGACCAACCCGAGAAGCCCTCGACCCAGTTCGTTATATCTCTAATCACAGCTCTGGCAAAATGGGTTATGCCCTTGCCGAGGCTGCACTTGCTTTAGGTGCAAAGGTCAACTTAATTTCTGGCCCAGTGACAATTAAAGCACCTGCTAATGCCCTGCTTACTACTATAGAAAGTGCTGAGCAATTACTCACCGCCTCAATGCAACTAGCCGTACAATCAGATGCCTTTATAGGCTGTGCAGCAGTAGCCGATTACCGTGCAGCAGCAATTCATGAGCAAAAAATGAAAAAACAAGGTGATGAACTAACCCTCACCTTAGTTAAAAACCCAGATGTTATCGCAAACGTTGCAGCGCTTAGCAAAAACCGTCCTTATACCGTGGGCTTTGCCGCCGAAACCCAAGATGTTGCAAGCTATGCACAAGGT
This region includes:
- the coaBC gene encoding bifunctional phosphopantothenoylcysteine decarboxylase/phosphopantothenate--cysteine ligase CoaBC gives rise to the protein MTKSVNKKILLGMSGGIAAYKCAELVRRLKDQGCEVKVVMTDSAKHFITPLTMQAVSGEIVSDSLLDPAAEAAMGHIEFAKWADLILVAPATSNILAKMAMGIADDLLTTLLLATPAKVAVAPAMNQQMYAHPATQANIATLRERGVAIWGPGKGEQACGDVGAGRMLEPHELVALCTQPEVEPLLAGKTITITAGPTREALDPVRYISNHSSGKMGYALAEAALALGAKVNLISGPVTIKAPANALLTTIESAEQLLTASMQLAVQSDAFIGCAAVADYRAAAIHEQKMKKQGDELTLTLVKNPDVIANVAALSKNRPYTVGFAAETQDVASYAQGKLKNKNLDMICANDVSKEGLGFNSDHNALTLFWHNEQLDLAMGSKKDLAMSVMTELAKRL